Proteins encoded by one window of Nicotiana tabacum cultivar K326 chromosome 10, ASM71507v2, whole genome shotgun sequence:
- the LOC107810462 gene encoding uncharacterized protein LOC107810462, with translation MVALKCINSVLSTKERKTKTWEFGVIYRRVRSRRSDSLLLVSEMSQSAKPISSPVPESLYPTLAVFMLAIGLVVTASFLIYEATSRKNRSLAKELTSGAVASVFLGFGSLFLLLASGVYV, from the exons ATGGTCGCTCTCAAATGTATAAATTCCGTTCTCAGTACCAAGGAGAGAAAAACAAAGACTTGGGAGTTCGGAGTAATCTACAGACGAGTCCGGTCGAGAAGATCTGACTCCTTATTATTGGTTTCAGAAATG TCTCAATCAGCAAAACCGATCTCTAGCCCAGTCCCTGAGTCGTTGTACCCAACTCTAGCCGTGTTCATGCTCGCTATTGGTCTTGTCGTAACGGCTTCTTTCCTCAT CTATGAAGCTACTTCAAGGAAGAATCGCAGCCTTGCAAAAGAGCTCACGAGTGGGGCAGTAGCATCTGTTTTCTTG GGTTTTGGATCATTGTTCTTGCTGCTTGCGTCAGGCGTGTATGTTTGA